A DNA window from Comamonas sp. 26 contains the following coding sequences:
- a CDS encoding DUF962 domain-containing protein produces the protein MKTLIDQLSNYADYHRDPRNIVTHYIGVPMIMLAVVILLARLQWGELAGVPLSLALLGAVAAAVYYCMLDMRYGLFMAALLAAMLALATPIAAQSTTLWLAWGVGLFAVGWVIQFIGHYYEGRKPAFFDDVMGLIVGPLFVVAELGFALGLRKSVQNAVELRSGPVRRRQSVHA, from the coding sequence ATGAAAACCCTAATCGATCAGTTGTCCAACTACGCCGATTACCACCGCGACCCGCGCAATATCGTCACCCATTACATCGGTGTGCCTATGATCATGCTGGCCGTGGTCATCTTGCTGGCCCGGCTGCAATGGGGTGAGCTGGCCGGGGTGCCGCTGTCGCTGGCCTTGCTGGGGGCCGTAGCCGCTGCGGTTTATTACTGCATGCTGGATATGCGCTATGGCCTGTTCATGGCAGCGCTGCTGGCCGCCATGCTGGCCCTGGCCACGCCGATTGCGGCGCAGTCCACCACGCTATGGCTGGCGTGGGGTGTGGGACTGTTTGCGGTGGGCTGGGTGATTCAGTTCATCGGTCATTACTACGAAGGCCGCAAGCCCGCGTTTTTTGACGATGTGATGGGCCTCATCGTCGGCCCGTTGTTCGTGGTTGCCGAGCTGGGTTTTGCTCTGGGCCTGCGCAAGTCGGTACAGAACGCTGTGGAGCTGCGCAGCGGCCCGGTGCGCCGCAGGCAATCAGTTCACGCTTGA
- a CDS encoding GNAT family N-acetyltransferase, translated as MKSKLGGEATGARDNQGMAENTIITRVLTSVQQLDAQNWNALLASQSTPTPFMRHEYLAAMEQSGSATPETGWVIRVITIWDQGELLAACPLYIKTHSYGEYVFDWAWARAYEQHGLPYYPKAVMAVPFTPAPGSRLLARTQALRVALVQAIQEWAESLQLSSLHLLFGDTDDLAACTAAGWMQRSTVQFHWTNKASTRPEELTNTASRESIVWRDFDDFLASLNQEKRKKIRQERRKVRDAGVSFRVMEGDNISTEDWNFFYRCYERTYLEHGNAPYLSPAFFEAMAGAMPENWVMFVAEYEGQAIASSLIAVSASSATTSASNHSINDADNAQTAINNRVAYGRYWGALQRVDSLHFEACYYQPIEWCIANGITRFEGGAQGEHKMARALLPIETPSAHWVAHPAFADAIARFLQREGEGMADYVQDLKTHSPLRKA; from the coding sequence ATGAAAAGCAAGCTAGGCGGTGAGGCTACCGGCGCCCGCGACAATCAGGGCATGGCCGAAAACACAATTATCACTCGCGTGCTCACCAGCGTGCAGCAGCTGGACGCACAAAACTGGAATGCGCTGCTGGCCTCTCAGTCCACGCCCACACCTTTCATGCGGCACGAATACCTGGCCGCGATGGAGCAAAGCGGCAGCGCCACGCCTGAAACGGGCTGGGTCATCCGGGTCATCACCATCTGGGATCAAGGCGAATTACTGGCCGCCTGCCCCCTCTACATCAAGACCCATTCTTACGGCGAGTATGTTTTTGACTGGGCCTGGGCCCGCGCTTACGAGCAGCATGGCCTGCCCTACTACCCCAAGGCAGTGATGGCCGTGCCTTTTACGCCCGCACCCGGCTCGCGCCTGCTGGCGCGCACGCAGGCGCTGCGCGTGGCGCTGGTGCAGGCCATACAGGAATGGGCAGAGTCACTGCAACTGTCATCACTGCACCTGCTGTTTGGAGATACGGATGACCTGGCTGCCTGCACCGCAGCAGGCTGGATGCAGCGCAGCACGGTGCAGTTTCACTGGACGAACAAGGCCTCCACGCGCCCCGAAGAATTGACAAATACGGCCTCCAGAGAAAGCATTGTCTGGCGTGACTTTGACGACTTCCTGGCCTCGCTCAATCAGGAAAAGCGCAAAAAAATTCGGCAAGAACGCCGCAAGGTGCGCGATGCCGGCGTGAGCTTCAGAGTCATGGAGGGCGACAACATCAGCACGGAGGACTGGAATTTTTTCTACCGCTGCTACGAGCGCACTTATCTGGAGCATGGCAACGCCCCCTATCTGTCGCCCGCATTTTTTGAAGCCATGGCGGGTGCCATGCCTGAGAACTGGGTGATGTTTGTTGCCGAGTACGAAGGCCAAGCCATTGCCTCAAGTTTGATAGCTGTCAGCGCCAGTAGTGCAACAACTTCAGCATCAAACCATTCAATTAACGATGCAGATAATGCGCAAACAGCTATCAATAACAGAGTGGCCTATGGCCGCTACTGGGGCGCACTGCAGCGCGTGGACAGTCTGCACTTTGAAGCCTGCTACTACCAGCCCATTGAATGGTGTATTGCCAACGGCATTACGCGCTTTGAAGGCGGCGCGCAGGGTGAGCACAAGATGGCCCGCGCCCTGCTGCCGATAGAAACGCCCAGTGCCCACTGGGTGGCCCACCCGGCTTTTGCCGATGCCATCGCCCGCTTTTTGCAGCGCGAAGGCGAAGGCATGGCCGACTATGTGCAAGACCTCAAGACACACAGCCCTCTGCGCAAAGCGTGA
- a CDS encoding methyl-accepting chemotaxis protein, with the protein MKSIKISTRILGTFGVLLVLLLAVVSMALLQLGSMRSSAETITGNALPSVEVINTLNTDLARTRLLELRHVNNDEPAYMAQVETQFEQLQKHLAQAKKLYEPLIITNQERELYTQFLHERERYVEANKQLFDVSRRGDKEQAKQLLGGESLKLYDESTATLQKLIQFNSDVARNETRASETVYDRAVTMLAVAAVIAVLVAVGAGLWLVRSIRTPLQQAVQAADRVANGDLSGAIHVERQDETGQLLNALERMQNSLVQTVRSVRQNAEGVASASSQIASGNADLSSRTEEQASALEETAASMEQLGSTVRQNADNARAANQMAVNASQVAAQGGAVVAEVVETMKGINNSSHQIADIISVIDSIAFQTNILALNAAVEAARAGEQGRGFAVVAGEVRTLAQRSAEAAKEIKGLITTSVQRVEQGTQLVDKAGTTMADIVSAIRRVTDLMAEISAASQEQSQGVAQVGEAVTQMDQTTQQNAALVEESAAAAGALRKQAQDLVQAVAVFQLPASAMYEQAAKVTARAAATSAAASGTHSRLASTPRVGARPAPIQTAPQSLMGRAATESASNRNQRKSSLNEDDWETF; encoded by the coding sequence ATGAAGAGCATCAAAATTTCCACGCGCATTCTGGGCACTTTCGGGGTTCTGCTCGTGCTGCTGCTGGCCGTGGTTTCAATGGCACTGCTGCAGCTGGGCTCCATGCGCTCCAGTGCGGAAACAATCACCGGCAATGCGCTGCCGAGCGTGGAGGTGATCAACACCCTCAATACCGATCTGGCGCGTACGCGCCTGCTGGAGCTGCGGCATGTCAATAATGACGAGCCTGCCTATATGGCTCAGGTGGAAACCCAGTTTGAGCAGTTGCAAAAGCATCTGGCCCAGGCGAAAAAGCTCTACGAGCCCTTGATTATTACCAATCAGGAGCGCGAGCTATACACCCAGTTTCTGCACGAGCGTGAGCGCTATGTAGAGGCAAACAAGCAGCTGTTCGACGTTTCGCGACGTGGAGACAAAGAGCAGGCCAAGCAACTGCTGGGTGGTGAGTCTCTCAAGCTCTACGACGAATCAACGGCCACTCTGCAAAAACTCATTCAGTTCAACAGCGATGTGGCCAGGAACGAAACGCGCGCTTCGGAGACGGTTTACGACCGCGCCGTGACCATGCTTGCCGTCGCTGCCGTCATTGCAGTGCTGGTGGCGGTCGGCGCAGGTCTATGGCTGGTGCGCTCCATTCGCACACCGCTGCAGCAGGCAGTTCAGGCGGCTGACCGTGTGGCCAACGGTGATCTGAGCGGAGCCATTCATGTGGAGCGCCAGGATGAAACCGGCCAGCTGCTCAATGCGCTGGAACGCATGCAGAACAGCCTGGTGCAGACCGTGCGCAGTGTGCGCCAGAATGCAGAAGGCGTGGCATCGGCCAGCTCGCAAATTGCATCGGGCAATGCCGATCTTTCCAGTCGTACTGAAGAGCAGGCCAGCGCGCTGGAAGAAACTGCGGCGTCCATGGAGCAACTGGGCTCCACCGTGCGCCAGAACGCCGATAACGCCCGTGCAGCCAACCAGATGGCGGTGAATGCTTCGCAAGTGGCTGCCCAAGGCGGAGCGGTGGTGGCTGAAGTGGTTGAGACCATGAAGGGCATCAACAACAGCAGCCATCAGATTGCAGACATCATCTCGGTCATCGACTCCATCGCTTTCCAGACCAATATTCTGGCGCTGAACGCAGCGGTTGAAGCCGCCCGCGCCGGTGAGCAAGGCCGCGGCTTTGCCGTGGTAGCCGGCGAGGTGCGTACGCTGGCCCAGCGCAGCGCCGAGGCCGCCAAGGAGATCAAGGGGCTGATTACGACCAGCGTGCAGCGTGTGGAGCAAGGCACCCAGTTGGTGGACAAGGCAGGCACCACCATGGCGGACATTGTTTCGGCTATTCGCCGCGTGACGGACTTGATGGCCGAGATCAGCGCCGCCAGCCAGGAGCAAAGCCAGGGCGTGGCTCAGGTGGGCGAGGCAGTCACGCAGATGGATCAGACCACGCAGCAAAATGCCGCTCTGGTCGAGGAAAGCGCTGCCGCCGCTGGTGCGCTGCGCAAGCAGGCACAAGATCTGGTGCAGGCTGTGGCCGTGTTCCAGCTGCCCGCCAGCGCCATGTATGAGCAGGCTGCCAAGGTGACGGCGCGTGCGGCGGCCACTTCCGCTGCGGCCTCGGGCACTCACTCACGCCTGGCGTCCACTCCCCGTGTGGGGGCTCGCCCTGCACCCATACAAACCGCCCCCCAGTCTTTGATGGGCAGAGCGGCCACTGAATCGGCTTCCAATCGCAATCAGCGCAAATCGTCGCTCAACGAAGATGATTGGGAAACTTTCTGA
- a CDS encoding NAD+ synthase → MTLSICCAQRNFVVGDLSGNVQKIIATAAEAYANGARLLLTPELALCGYAAEDLYLRPAFLDACDAALLELQAASAQWPGLALVIGHPLRDGGQLFNAASVLRDGQQIAHYFKQLLPNFGVFDEQRYFSAGNTPCVVDVAGIQVGLLICEDAWHVGPAQAAVAAGAQLLVVINASPFHSGKPAEREAVIAQRAIENAVPVVYSHLVGGQDEIVFDGCSFAVEANGQLAARAAAFEEDLPLLAAHLVDGRVSLMGEVKPSLSHHHALWSALVLAVRDYVGKNRFPGALIGLSGGMDSALVLSIAVDALGADKVRTVMMPSPYTADISWLDAREMSERVGVQHEEIDIAPQFETFKAALANTFAGRAEDTTEENLQARIRGTLLMAMSNKFGHMVLTTGNKSEMSTGYCTLYGDMAGGFAAIKDVLKTEVFALARWRNAHDPFGTGLDPIPDRIITRPPSAELRPDQKDQDSLPDYEVLDAIVTHYMENNESVSSIVAKGFAAADVERVTRLIQINEHKRRQAPVGPRVTVRSFGKDWRYPITNKFRA, encoded by the coding sequence ATGACGCTTTCTATCTGCTGTGCCCAACGCAATTTTGTCGTGGGTGACCTCTCTGGCAATGTCCAGAAAATCATTGCCACCGCTGCTGAAGCTTATGCCAACGGTGCCCGCCTGTTGCTGACTCCCGAGCTGGCTCTGTGCGGCTATGCGGCTGAAGACCTTTATTTGCGCCCCGCCTTCCTTGATGCCTGTGATGCGGCGCTGCTAGAACTGCAGGCGGCCAGCGCCCAATGGCCGGGTCTGGCGCTGGTCATCGGTCACCCGCTGCGTGATGGGGGCCAACTGTTCAACGCTGCCAGCGTGCTGCGTGATGGTCAGCAGATTGCCCATTATTTCAAGCAGCTGCTGCCTAATTTTGGTGTGTTTGACGAGCAGCGCTACTTCTCCGCAGGCAATACGCCTTGCGTGGTGGATGTCGCGGGCATTCAGGTTGGCTTGCTGATTTGCGAAGACGCCTGGCATGTCGGCCCGGCTCAAGCTGCCGTGGCCGCTGGCGCGCAGTTGCTGGTGGTCATCAATGCATCGCCATTCCACAGCGGAAAACCGGCTGAACGCGAGGCAGTGATTGCGCAACGTGCTATTGAAAATGCGGTGCCTGTCGTGTATTCCCACTTGGTGGGGGGGCAAGACGAGATTGTTTTTGACGGTTGCTCGTTTGCCGTAGAAGCCAATGGCCAACTGGCCGCACGCGCTGCGGCTTTTGAAGAAGACTTGCCACTGTTGGCTGCCCACCTGGTGGACGGCCGTGTCAGCCTGATGGGCGAAGTCAAACCATCGCTCAGCCATCACCACGCTTTGTGGTCGGCGCTGGTGCTGGCCGTGCGCGACTATGTGGGAAAGAATCGCTTTCCCGGTGCGCTCATTGGCCTGTCGGGCGGTATGGATTCGGCGCTGGTGCTGTCTATTGCGGTAGATGCGCTGGGCGCGGACAAGGTGCGCACGGTGATGATGCCTTCGCCCTACACCGCCGACATCAGCTGGCTGGATGCCCGTGAAATGTCTGAGCGTGTGGGCGTGCAGCACGAAGAAATTGATATTGCGCCGCAGTTCGAGACCTTCAAGGCCGCGCTGGCCAACACATTTGCGGGCCGTGCTGAAGACACGACCGAAGAAAACCTGCAGGCACGCATTCGCGGCACGCTGCTCATGGCCATGAGCAACAAGTTTGGCCATATGGTGCTGACTACGGGCAACAAGAGCGAAATGTCGACTGGCTATTGCACGCTGTATGGCGATATGGCTGGCGGTTTTGCTGCCATCAAGGATGTGCTCAAGACCGAAGTTTTTGCGCTGGCGCGCTGGCGCAATGCCCATGACCCGTTTGGCACAGGGCTCGATCCCATTCCTGATCGCATCATTACGCGCCCTCCCAGCGCCGAGTTGCGCCCGGACCAGAAAGATCAGGACAGCCTGCCTGACTACGAGGTGCTGGACGCCATCGTTACGCACTACATGGAAAATAATGAGAGCGTAAGCTCCATCGTGGCCAAGGGTTTTGCAGCCGCTGATGTGGAGCGCGTCACGCGTCTGATACAAATCAATGAACACAAGCGTCGCCAGGCACCCGTCGGTCCACGTGTAACGGTGCGCAGTTTTGGCAAAGACTGGCGCTACCCGATAACCAACAAATTCCGTGCCTGA
- a CDS encoding RDD family protein — translation MQQDISIDDGSSTPSNTPDFIAPSLRRRMACWLYEGMLLFGVVFIAGYLFSTLSQTRNALDNRHLLQAFMMVVLGIYFVWFWSKGQTLAMKTWHIRVADAQGRPLTQTRALLRYAASWMWWLPPLAVLYPFGLPPLEVMVLMLGWILIWALLSRFHPKKQFWHDAWAGTQLVHQAPAPKRIR, via the coding sequence ATGCAGCAAGATATTTCGATTGATGATGGCAGCTCAACACCCTCAAACACTCCTGATTTCATAGCTCCCAGCCTTCGCCGCAGAATGGCTTGCTGGCTTTATGAAGGCATGCTGCTGTTTGGCGTGGTGTTTATTGCAGGCTATCTGTTCAGCACGCTGTCCCAGACCCGTAACGCACTCGACAACCGCCACTTGCTGCAAGCTTTCATGATGGTGGTGCTGGGCATTTACTTTGTCTGGTTCTGGAGCAAGGGCCAGACGCTGGCCATGAAGACCTGGCATATCCGCGTGGCGGATGCACAAGGCCGCCCTCTGACCCAGACCCGCGCCCTGCTGCGCTATGCCGCCAGCTGGATGTGGTGGCTGCCGCCTCTGGCGGTGCTCTATCCCTTCGGCCTTCCGCCTCTTGAAGTAATGGTGCTAATGCTGGGCTGGATTCTGATCTGGGCTCTGCTCAGCCGCTTTCACCCTAAAAAACAGTTTTGGCATGACGCCTGGGCTGGCACCCAGCTGGTGCATCAAGCCCCCGCACCTAAACGCATCCGCTGA
- a CDS encoding TIGR00730 family Rossman fold protein yields the protein MTTPAFSICVYCGSRPGTNPQFTEVAKAVGRWIGERGGQLVYGGGRSGLMGVVAEATQQAGGRVIGIIPQALVNKELANQACDELHVVKNMHERKAMMAERSDVFVALPGGIGTFEELFEVWTWRQLGYHDKPIGILNVDGYYDSMLQFLQSCVSNEFMGEWQMGLIETSSDTDALLQNLVQNAGNRLDTPPLRSVI from the coding sequence ATGACTACTCCAGCTTTCTCCATCTGCGTGTACTGCGGCTCGCGCCCCGGTACCAACCCTCAATTTACCGAAGTCGCCAAAGCCGTCGGCCGCTGGATTGGCGAGCGCGGCGGTCAGCTTGTCTATGGCGGCGGGCGCAGCGGCCTGATGGGCGTAGTGGCTGAAGCTACGCAGCAGGCAGGCGGCCGTGTGATCGGCATCATTCCTCAGGCCTTGGTCAATAAAGAACTGGCCAATCAGGCCTGCGACGAGCTGCATGTCGTCAAGAACATGCACGAGCGCAAGGCCATGATGGCCGAGCGCAGCGATGTCTTTGTGGCCCTGCCTGGCGGTATTGGTACCTTTGAAGAGCTGTTTGAAGTCTGGACCTGGCGCCAGCTGGGCTATCACGACAAGCCCATCGGCATCCTCAACGTGGATGGCTACTACGACAGCATGCTGCAATTTCTGCAGTCCTGCGTCAGCAACGAATTTATGGGTGAATGGCAGATGGGACTCATCGAGACCAGCTCTGACACAGACGCACTGCTACAAAATCTGGTGCAGAACGCGGGCAATCGACTAGATACGCCGCCGCTGCGTTCGGTCATTTAA
- the ppa gene encoding inorganic diphosphatase, with amino-acid sequence MSLNNVTPGSKTPDVFNVIIEISANSAPVKYEVDKETGCLFVDRFMGTAMHYPVNYGYVPKTLAGDGDPVDVLVMTPFPLPAGVVVACRAIGILHMEDEGGVDGKVLAVPTQKLLPSYDKINHLSDIHDLVLQQISHFFEHYKDLEKGKWVKVLGWKGVDEAHKEIVDGIAAYKG; translated from the coding sequence ATGTCTCTGAACAATGTGACCCCCGGCTCCAAGACTCCTGACGTCTTCAACGTCATCATCGAAATCTCGGCCAACTCCGCTCCCGTGAAGTACGAAGTGGACAAGGAAACCGGCTGCCTGTTTGTGGATCGTTTCATGGGCACAGCCATGCACTACCCCGTGAACTACGGTTATGTGCCCAAGACTCTGGCTGGCGACGGTGACCCAGTGGACGTCCTGGTCATGACTCCCTTCCCCCTGCCTGCCGGTGTGGTCGTGGCTTGCCGCGCCATCGGTATCCTGCACATGGAAGACGAAGGCGGCGTCGACGGCAAGGTGCTGGCTGTGCCTACACAAAAGCTGCTGCCCAGCTACGACAAGATCAACCACCTGAGCGACATTCACGATCTGGTGCTGCAGCAAATCTCGCACTTCTTCGAGCACTACAAGGACCTGGAAAAGGGCAAGTGGGTCAAGGTTCTAGGCTGGAAGGGCGTGGACGAGGCACACAAGGAAATCGTTGACGGCATCGCCGCATACAAGGGTTAA
- a CDS encoding P-II family nitrogen regulator, with protein MKMITAVIKPFKLEEVREALAECGVNGLTVTEVKGFGRQKGHTELYRGAEYVVDFLPKVKIEVVVKDEDVDRCVDAIVSVARTGKIGDGKIFITPVERVVRIRTGELDDTAV; from the coding sequence ATGAAAATGATTACCGCCGTCATCAAGCCTTTCAAACTTGAGGAAGTGCGCGAGGCCTTGGCCGAGTGTGGGGTGAATGGTCTGACCGTGACAGAAGTCAAGGGTTTTGGCCGCCAGAAAGGCCACACCGAGCTGTACCGCGGTGCAGAGTATGTGGTGGACTTTCTGCCCAAAGTGAAGATTGAAGTTGTTGTGAAGGACGAAGATGTGGACCGCTGCGTGGATGCCATCGTCAGCGTGGCACGCACAGGCAAGATTGGTGACGGCAAGATCTTCATCACTCCCGTGGAGCGCGTGGTGCGCATTCGCACCGGTGAGCTGGACGACACCGCTGTCTAA
- a CDS encoding DUF3106 domain-containing protein has product MPTEKRSILSPNNTAAVMAAVLLMTLSWTGCNVVQQVRLAPSAVPPATMAASKTMHVDPSMRQRATAQASGPRWAELSSHQRQVLSPLEERWPMVGSVQKRRWIALADGFDKLSEREQEKLRDRMESWSGLSAAQRNQARLNFAITNRLATDKQAQWEAYQALSDEEKRLLASRAAPKVVTAAPAIKPVAPKKLARIPAATATPNTVPNLPKIPPATIHHPPPAVPATPAMVETHPVRTPSIIVETAPVDIPRATPITLPPLDAPAQDLH; this is encoded by the coding sequence ATGCCTACTGAAAAGCGCTCCATCCTGAGTCCTAACAACACCGCCGCCGTCATGGCGGCGGTGTTGTTGATGACTCTATCCTGGACAGGATGCAATGTGGTGCAGCAAGTCAGACTCGCTCCAAGTGCTGTGCCACCTGCGACCATGGCTGCATCCAAGACCATGCACGTGGATCCATCCATGCGCCAGCGAGCCACGGCACAAGCCTCTGGCCCGCGCTGGGCAGAACTCAGCAGCCATCAGCGTCAAGTGCTTTCGCCGCTGGAAGAGCGCTGGCCTATGGTTGGTTCGGTACAAAAGCGCCGCTGGATTGCGCTGGCTGATGGTTTTGACAAGCTCAGCGAGCGCGAGCAGGAAAAATTGCGCGACCGTATGGAATCATGGTCTGGCCTGAGCGCAGCTCAGCGCAATCAGGCGCGCCTGAACTTTGCTATCACCAACCGACTGGCGACAGACAAGCAGGCACAGTGGGAAGCTTATCAAGCCCTGAGTGATGAAGAAAAGCGCTTGCTTGCTTCCCGCGCCGCGCCCAAAGTGGTGACAGCCGCCCCGGCTATCAAGCCCGTGGCACCCAAGAAGCTGGCGCGCATTCCTGCAGCCACAGCCACGCCCAATACGGTGCCGAATCTGCCCAAGATTCCTCCAGCCACCATTCATCACCCGCCGCCAGCCGTACCTGCCACACCCGCGATGGTGGAAACGCACCCTGTGCGCACGCCCTCCATCATTGTGGAGACCGCGCCGGTGGATATTCCACGCGCCACGCCCATCACGCTGCCGCCGCTGGATGCGCCAGCTCAAGACTTGCACTGA
- a CDS encoding diacylglycerol kinase codes for MTSSTPDPVNPQKSRTGLSRVLHAGAYSLEGLKAGWHEKAFQQEAICAFIMIPAAFWLGTSWEQVALLAATVTLVLIVELLNTGIEAAIDRIGPEWHELSKKAKDMGSAAVLLSLCLCGAVWAAAIYHRFIA; via the coding sequence ATGACCTCTTCAACACCCGACCCCGTCAATCCCCAGAAAAGCCGCACCGGCCTTTCTCGCGTGCTGCATGCAGGCGCCTATTCGCTGGAGGGCCTCAAGGCAGGCTGGCACGAAAAAGCCTTTCAGCAAGAGGCTATCTGCGCTTTTATCATGATTCCTGCGGCCTTCTGGCTGGGCACAAGCTGGGAGCAGGTCGCCCTGCTGGCCGCAACAGTCACACTGGTTCTCATCGTCGAGCTGCTCAACACCGGCATTGAAGCCGCCATTGACCGCATTGGCCCCGAGTGGCATGAGCTGTCCAAAAAAGCCAAAGACATGGGCAGCGCCGCTGTCTTATTGTCGCTATGCCTTTGCGGCGCCGTCTGGGCTGCCGCCATTTATCACCGATTTATCGCATGA
- a CDS encoding methyl-accepting chemotaxis protein, which yields MSWKISDWRVGTKLGISFLTLVFFSALLGFVAWLQLTNIHSAGRAISEVALPSVYNAASMRSEYNRLRRHEAGISTARTLVELEGYEQQVQQRLKTIAEQEKIIASLIDSDVLRQAYSSYQASKAEFLKLHEQLLAQARDGDYSTVESQAAMGDELGLFFAGQSEQAFGQLAESTGKFMNLQLESAASAQQAEKSSFELARYWLLGTLALVVLIAAAVGIAMTRAITTPVAKAVELAQAVAAGQLGMEVHSERRDEMGLLLNALEEMRRQLASVVQDVRGNAHGVALASSEIAQGNADLSARTESQASALEETAASMEQLGSTVRQNADNAQTANQMAKNASDVAGRGGAVVAQVVDTMKGINDSSHQIADIIGVIDSIAFQTNILALNAAVEAARAGEQGRGFAVVAGEVRTLAQRSAEAAKEIKQLINASVERVEQGSQLVDKAGTTMAEIVSAIGRVTDIMGEISAASREQSQGVAQVGEAVTQMDQATQQNAALVEESAAAADSLQRQAKALVDSVAIFQLGQQAHGFAGAALKTKAEQAAKVSFATSSQARAVPAPQRTSVKTAQTAQPALTNDQNWEQF from the coding sequence ATGAGTTGGAAGATTTCGGACTGGCGCGTGGGAACCAAGCTGGGTATCAGCTTTCTGACGCTGGTATTTTTCTCTGCCCTTCTGGGGTTTGTGGCCTGGCTTCAGCTGACCAATATTCATTCTGCGGGGCGCGCCATCTCAGAAGTGGCCTTGCCCAGCGTATACAACGCGGCCTCCATGCGCTCTGAGTACAACCGGTTGCGCCGCCATGAGGCCGGTATCTCAACCGCACGTACGCTGGTCGAGCTCGAAGGCTACGAGCAGCAGGTTCAGCAGCGCCTAAAGACGATTGCAGAACAGGAAAAAATCATAGCCAGCCTGATTGACAGCGATGTGCTGCGCCAAGCCTACAGCAGCTATCAGGCTAGTAAGGCGGAGTTTTTGAAGCTGCACGAGCAATTGCTGGCGCAGGCCCGCGATGGCGACTACAGCACCGTAGAAAGCCAGGCCGCCATGGGCGATGAGCTGGGCTTGTTCTTCGCAGGCCAGTCTGAACAGGCATTCGGCCAACTGGCCGAGAGCACGGGCAAGTTCATGAATCTGCAGCTGGAGAGCGCCGCCAGCGCCCAGCAGGCCGAAAAATCCAGCTTTGAGTTGGCCCGCTATTGGCTGCTGGGCACGCTGGCGCTGGTGGTGTTGATTGCTGCTGCGGTGGGCATTGCCATGACGCGAGCCATCACCACCCCGGTTGCGAAGGCCGTAGAGCTGGCCCAGGCCGTGGCCGCAGGCCAGCTGGGCATGGAGGTGCACAGCGAGCGCCGCGATGAAATGGGTTTGCTGCTCAATGCGCTGGAGGAGATGCGCCGCCAGCTGGCATCGGTGGTGCAGGACGTGCGTGGCAACGCCCATGGCGTGGCCCTGGCATCCAGTGAAATTGCGCAGGGTAATGCGGACTTGTCTGCTCGAACCGAGAGCCAGGCCAGTGCTTTGGAGGAAACAGCGGCATCCATGGAGCAACTGGGTTCCACCGTGCGCCAGAACGCCGACAACGCACAGACAGCCAACCAGATGGCCAAGAATGCATCCGATGTTGCCGGCCGTGGCGGCGCAGTCGTGGCGCAGGTGGTGGACACCATGAAGGGCATCAACGACAGCAGTCACCAGATTGCCGACATCATCGGCGTCATCGACTCTATCGCCTTCCAGACCAATATTCTGGCGCTGAACGCAGCGGTGGAAGCCGCCCGCGCGGGTGAGCAAGGCCGTGGTTTTGCCGTGGTGGCTGGCGAGGTGCGTACTCTGGCGCAGCGCAGCGCTGAGGCTGCCAAAGAAATCAAGCAGCTCATCAATGCCAGTGTGGAGCGCGTAGAGCAGGGCTCACAGCTGGTGGATAAAGCCGGCACCACCATGGCCGAGATCGTCAGCGCCATTGGCCGTGTGACCGACATCATGGGCGAGATCAGCGCTGCCAGTCGTGAGCAAAGCCAGGGCGTTGCGCAGGTGGGCGAGGCGGTCACACAGATGGACCAGGCCACGCAGCAAAATGCGGCACTGGTGGAAGAAAGCGCTGCGGCCGCCGACTCCCTGCAACGCCAAGCCAAGGCTCTGGTGGATTCTGTAGCGATCTTTCAGCTAGGCCAGCAGGCGCATGGCTTTGCTGGCGCTGCGCTGAAAACCAAGGCAGAACAGGCTGCAAAGGTCAGCTTCGCTACCTCTTCTCAAGCGCGAGCCGTTCCTGCGCCGCAGCGCACAAGCGTCAAAACGGCCCAGACCGCTCAGCCGGCTTTGACGAATGATCAGAATTGGGAGCAGTTCTGA